Part of the Flagellimonas eckloniae genome, AAGCGGAGCGTGTTGCTCTAGAAAAAAAACAGGCTGAAGAAAGAAAAAGACAACAGCAAGAAGCCAAAAAGAAGAGTTTGGATGCCTTGATTGGAGGTATTGGAAAATCTGATGGGAAAACAACTGGAAGTGAGGGAGATGATAACCAGGCAGGGGACAAAGGAAAGCCAGAAGGCAATCCTTATGCTACAAGTTATTACGGAAGCCCCGGCAGTGGAAGCGGGACAGGTGGATATGGTTTGAATGGCCGCTCATTGGTAAAGAAAGGAAAAGTACAACAAGAATGTAATGAGGATGGCCGTGTCGTTGTGCGTATAGTTGTAGATAGAAATGGAAAGGTTATAAAGGCAACTCCCGGAGTAAAGGGAACAACCAACAATGCACCTTGTTTGCTAGAACCAGCAAAGAAGACGGCCTTTCTACATAAATGGAACTTGGATTCCAACGCACCATCACAACAAATTGGTTTTGTTGTTGTTAACTTTAAGCTTGGTCAATAATCCAATGACTTATAAAGAAACCTTGGATTGGATGTTTCAACAACTTCCAATGTACCAACAAAAAGGAACTTCAGCATATAAGGATAAGTTAGATAATATTTTGAGCTTTTCTGAGGTTCTTGAGAATCCCCACAATCAATTTAAAAGTATTCATGTTGCTGGCACTAACGGGAAAGGGTCCAGTAGTCATATGCTTGCCTCTATTCTTCAAGAGGCGGGATATAAAGTTGGCTTATATACTTCCCCGCATTTAAAGGATTTTAGGGAGCGAATCAAAATCAACGGGAAATCTATTGGTAAGAAATATGTAAAGGATTTTGTGAAAAAGCACAAAACCTTTTTCGAATGGAATAAGCTATCATTTTTTGAAATGACCGTTGGTATGGCTTTTCGATACTTTGCTGACGAGAAAGTGGATATTGCAGTTGTTGAAGTTGGATTGGGCGGAAGATTGGACTCAACAAACATTATTACCCCTGAAGCATCGTTAATTACCAATATAGGATTAGATCATACACAGGTATTGGGAAACACCTTGGAAAAGATTGCTTTGGAAAAAGCAGGAATCATAAAAAGAGGGATTCCGATTGTAATTAGTGAGAAACAACAGGAAACGGAGGGAATCTTTAAGTTGATATCTGGTCAGAAAAGATCAAAAATAGTTTTTGCAGAGGAGCTTTCACTTAAAGAATATAAAACTGACCTTCTAGGAAATTATCAGAAGAAAAATTGCAGTGGAGTTGTTGCTTTGATAAAGGAATTAAAGGGATTCAGTGTAAAAGAAGAACATATAAGAAGCGGACTTAAAAAGTGCGTTGTAAATACTGGAATTTTAGGAAGATGGCAGGTTTTGGGAAACAACCCAACGATTATTTGTGATACGGCACATAATAGAGAGGGACTTGATTTAATTTTGAAACAAATTGCAAATCACAAAGCTTCAAAAGTACATTTTGTACTGGGTTTTGTAAACGATAAGGACTTGGAAGATATCCTTTGTCTTTTTCCTACGGATGCTGTTTACTATTTTGTTCAACCAAATGTGGCAAGAGGATTGGATGTTATGGAGTTAAAGGATAGAGCATTTAGGTTTGGGCTTACTGGAGAGGCATACAAGTCTGTAAAAATGGGATTAAAGAACGCGAAAAATAGCGCCAAAAGAGATGATTTTATTTATGTTGGAGGTAGCACATTTGTGGTTGCAGAAGTAGTTTAGATATTTTTCGTTTTTTCTTTTTGGTAATAAAAAATGGTGCTATATTTGCACTCCGTTTTAAGAACGGGCGCGTAGCTCAGTTGGTTCAGAGCACCTGGTTTACACCCAGGGGGTCAGGGGTTCGAATCCCTTCGCGCCCACCAGTAGAAAACCACCTATTTATAGGTGGTTTTTGCGTTTTTTAGCTGCATTGTATTCATCTAAATTGTTCGAGTATTAAGTGGCGATATATTGAAAAATACTTATTTTGTCACCTAGTTCCGTTTAAAGCATTTTAGTTCTTCCATTTGCATTTTTAGTGTAGAGTAAAGTCTCCCGATGATAGTTTACGTAAATCCTTATCGGGAAGACCTCCGTACCGGATTAATAGTGTTAACTATGTATATCATCAATTAATCAACTATTATGAGAAAACTTATTCGACACTTTTTCTCTGCAAACAGTCATCAACCAAGGCAATATGAAAGTGCTTTGGAGACAAAGTATGTTAAGTCAGGACTCACATTACAAGAAGCAGCTGAAATAAAAGAAAAAATTAAGACTGCCTTTGAGCATGATAAGCTTTATAAGAATAATGATATAGGGCTTAATGACCTCTCCAGACATATCTGTAGTGATAGATACAAGATTTCCCAAGTGATAAACGAGTACCTATCAAAAAATTTCTACTCCCTATTAAGTTACTACAGAATTAGGGAAGCAAAGGACCTACTTTTATCCCAACCTTTTCTCAGTGTAAAGGCAATAATGTACGAAGTGGGCTATAGCAGTAAGACCAGTTTCTATAGTGCTTTCAAAAAAGAGACTGGATTGAGTCCAAATGATTTTCGCAATTTGTCCATTTATGCTTCTTAAAAAATTGCTCTTCCATTAAAAGACGTATAAGTTATTTAGTAGAGGTTTTATAAAATGACTACTTCTCCAACAATGGTTACTTATTGGTATTATCCATAGCATTTTCTCTTTGTTAATTTTTAACAAACCTTTTAATAGTCACATGTGGCCTAAGAAGTGTTAAAAAAAGTACTTCCCGTTGGGGATGCTATTTTTTGATGTCCATCCCGTTTTAGAAGTACTGGTTTTTATTCCCCATACGATTGTTTTGTAATTGCAATTGTAAAGGTAAGGCGGTGAGAGGCTTTACTTCCTTATTTTATTAGAGACTTTCCATTAGGTTTTGTTTTCGTAACCAGGGAGTTATTTGAATTAGCTATCAAACCACTTCTCCCGCCTGCCTTTCTCAGTTGCGCTGACTCATTAATTACTAACAAAACTTTTAACTCTATGAAAGTAAAGAAGCTATTTGGGACTCTCATGTTTATGTTATTATCAATAACATGTCTATGGTCTCAAGAGAAAACAATCACAGGAACAATTATTGATCAAACAGGTATACCACTTCCGGGGGTCAATATTATTGTGGAGGGTACTTCAAACGGTACCCAATCCGATTTTGATGGCAATTATGCCATTACCGCCAATGTTGACGAAACATTAGTCTACACATATCTCGGACAGAAAACCACTAAGCGCTTGGTTGGAGCACAGAATGTTGTTAACATTCAAATGGAAGAAGATGCACAAGCATTGGAAGAAGTAGTGGTTACCGCCTTTGGAATTCAAAGGAATCCCAAGCAATTGGGATATGCTGTAAACAAGGTTGAAACAGAGGATATTGTAGAAAATTCCGAACCAGATTTGCTTCGTTCCCTAACAAGCAAGGTTCCGGGTGTAAACATTAATTTGTCCACAGGGGTTGCTGGTGCATCCAATCAGATTAATATTAGAGGAGCAACGACGATAGGTAGTGCTAGTCAACCTTTATTTATTGTAGATGGTATAGCATATGACAATACACAGGCCACTACGGCAGATTTGAACACAACAACTGCTAGTAGCCAATCTACTGGCGGTGGAGGCTATGAGTCTGGAATATCAACATTGGACCCAAATGATATTGCTTCTGTCAACGTATTGAAAAGTACAGCTGCAGCTGCATTATATGGTTCAAGGGCCACAAATGGGGTTATTGTTATAACTACCAAATCTGGTTCAGCTAGAGGTGCTTCAGGAAATAACAAATTAAGTGTATCTGTCAATTCTGGTGTTTATTTTGAAGAAATTGCAAATCTACCTGAGTACCAGAATACCTATGGTAATGGGGTTAATTTCAGCTATTTGAATGCGAACGGTTCGTGGGGTCCTAGATTTGACTCATTAGAAACTATACCCACATGGCCCAATTTATTAAATGCGTTTCCAGAGCTTGGTCCAACTCAACCTTATGTAGCTCAACCAAACAATGTAGAGAACTTATTTAGAACAGGAGTTGTATATGATAATTCTGTAAACTTCTCATATGGAGGAGAGGATGGTAATTTTAATGTTACCATTTCAGATTTGGATCAACAAGGATATATTCCATATAACACCTTTAGTAGAACTTCGGTTTCTGCCGGGGGTAATTTTAAACTTGCCAACAACCTTAGGGTTGGCGGATCTTTGAGCTATTCGGAAACTGGACAAGTTGGTGGTTTCTTTGGTGAAAATCAATTTGCTGGATCAGCTTCTTCATTTGCCAGAACCTTGTGGTTGGGAAGAGCTTGGAATACGGATTTACCCTTTGAGGATCCTGTAACAGGTGGGTCGTTGACTCCAAATAACGGATGGGATCATCCCCTCTGGTCTTGGAAACATGATCAAATAATTACGTCTACAAACAGAACAGTTGTTAATGTTAATTTCGCCTATACTTTTAATGATAATATTTCAGCATCTTATCGTGTAGGGTTAAACAAGTACGATCTTAGTAGAAAGGAAATCAGGGATATTGGCTCTAGAGCAAACAATGGCCTTGGTGGTATAACTACTGATAATTTCTTAAATGAGGCTCTGGAATCTACATTGTTGTTCAATTTTGATTATGAGCTGACAGAAGATTTAGGTTTGGCGGTAATATTGGGTAATAATGTACTGCAGAATACCCAGCAACGTAATGCAATTATAGCGAACACATTTATTTCACCAGGTATATTCACTATAGAAAACAACTTAAATGTTGCCTTGGTACAGCCTACACCAACTAATGGAATTGGTTATGCTAGAAATAGGAATGTTGGTGTATTTGGAGATATTAGTTTATCCTACAAGGATTATCTGTTTTTAAATGCAACTGGTAGGAACGATTGGAGTTCGACCCTGCCTAAGGATAACAGATCCTATTTTTATCCTTCTGTAAGTCTATCTTTTATACCGACAGATGCCTTCAATATTAACAGTAAGGTTCTGACATTTGCCAAATTAAGGGCAGGATATGCCTCTGTAGGTAGAGATGCTCCAGCTGAGTTTTTGAATAGAACCTTTGCTGTTGGTAAT contains:
- a CDS encoding bifunctional folylpolyglutamate synthase/dihydrofolate synthase is translated as MTYKETLDWMFQQLPMYQQKGTSAYKDKLDNILSFSEVLENPHNQFKSIHVAGTNGKGSSSHMLASILQEAGYKVGLYTSPHLKDFRERIKINGKSIGKKYVKDFVKKHKTFFEWNKLSFFEMTVGMAFRYFADEKVDIAVVEVGLGGRLDSTNIITPEASLITNIGLDHTQVLGNTLEKIALEKAGIIKRGIPIVISEKQQETEGIFKLISGQKRSKIVFAEELSLKEYKTDLLGNYQKKNCSGVVALIKELKGFSVKEEHIRSGLKKCVVNTGILGRWQVLGNNPTIICDTAHNREGLDLILKQIANHKASKVHFVLGFVNDKDLEDILCLFPTDAVYYFVQPNVARGLDVMELKDRAFRFGLTGEAYKSVKMGLKNAKNSAKRDDFIYVGGSTFVVAEVV
- a CDS encoding helix-turn-helix domain-containing protein: MRKLIRHFFSANSHQPRQYESALETKYVKSGLTLQEAAEIKEKIKTAFEHDKLYKNNDIGLNDLSRHICSDRYKISQVINEYLSKNFYSLLSYYRIREAKDLLLSQPFLSVKAIMYEVGYSSKTSFYSAFKKETGLSPNDFRNLSIYAS
- a CDS encoding SusC/RagA family TonB-linked outer membrane protein, producing the protein MKVKKLFGTLMFMLLSITCLWSQEKTITGTIIDQTGIPLPGVNIIVEGTSNGTQSDFDGNYAITANVDETLVYTYLGQKTTKRLVGAQNVVNIQMEEDAQALEEVVVTAFGIQRNPKQLGYAVNKVETEDIVENSEPDLLRSLTSKVPGVNINLSTGVAGASNQINIRGATTIGSASQPLFIVDGIAYDNTQATTADLNTTTASSQSTGGGGYESGISTLDPNDIASVNVLKSTAAAALYGSRATNGVIVITTKSGSARGASGNNKLSVSVNSGVYFEEIANLPEYQNTYGNGVNFSYLNANGSWGPRFDSLETIPTWPNLLNAFPELGPTQPYVAQPNNVENLFRTGVVYDNSVNFSYGGEDGNFNVTISDLDQQGYIPYNTFSRTSVSAGGNFKLANNLRVGGSLSYSETGQVGGFFGENQFAGSASSFARTLWLGRAWNTDLPFEDPVTGGSLTPNNGWDHPLWSWKHDQIITSTNRTVVNVNFAYTFNDNISASYRVGLNKYDLSRKEIRDIGSRANNGLGGITTDNFLNEALESTLLFNFDYELTEDLGLAVILGNNVLQNTQQRNAIIANTFISPGIFTIENNLNVALVQPTPTNGIGYARNRNVGVFGDISLSYKDYLFLNATGRNDWSSTLPKDNRSYFYPSVSLSFIPTDAFNINSKVLTFAKLRAGYASVGRDAPAEFLNRTFAVGNAFNGNPVIGNRTALGDQQITPEFTDELEIGADLEFFNRRAIVDFSWYKKVTTDLISPVSVPSTSGFSTFNTNIGEMENTGVEIGLNIVPIQTLNFKWDMYTTFTKNVNEVKELVEGLERIQFNANEVSHAIVGEPFGVFYGTRFARDADGNYLINQAGGGIVQDLENGVIGDPTPDFRIGFINTFKYKTLSLRAQFDWREGGDIKSTSLDALLGRGVTKDTEDRERTFIIPGFYGDNAGNPILDQNGNQIPNTTQVDMNELYFSPAGGNTFGINTVDEASVYDGTVYRLRELSLTYDLPTKWLDKTPFGRMSFSVLGNNLWYFAPNFPKYTNFDPEVTSFGNTRLQGVEISAAPTSKRYGFKLNLTF